GTTTTTGAGCAAAAGTTTAAACGATAGTTTTTTTGTATGCAACTTCATTCATGCCAAATATAATGGGCAAATATTTCCCTACTTGTCTTTGATGACTCCCGTTGAGCCCACAATGTATTTTGCTCCGCTAAAAATAGCAGACTAAAACGCGCCTATCCCACCAATTAAATCAATAAAAGGACTTCCGTGCTTAAGGCACAAAGCAGGTGTATAGGGCAAGTATTGTTTTTAGCCTTCGGGCATTTCTCTGTCGTTAGGCTAAATGATTTTAAAATTCCTTATAGGTTTGAAAAAGAGGATTTTATGATTTGAAAAGCGGGGAGAGGTTTCTATTTTAGTGAGCATATAGACTAATAACCGAAAAAAATGAGTAATAATATCAGGCTGGAATTAACCATATTTGGAGATGCATTTGATCTAAATGAGTTGACAAGCTTAATAACTATCAAACCAACAAAAACCTATTTAAAAGGAGAAGTTGTAAAGGGGTATAATAAAACTATTAAACGTAAGGAAATGAGCTGGAGTTATTCAATACCGCCTCTTGACACGCTATATTTTGAAGAGTACGCAAACAAATTACTTGATAAGTTTGAAAGCAAAGCGGCTTCGCTAAAAGGTTTTTTATTAAAAAATAATTTGAAGATGAAGCTATTTGTAGTATTAGAAATCTCAGGTGATCAAACTCCCGCACTTTATTTAAATAACAGGTTTTTAAATTTTATAAATGACTTAGAGGGAGAGATTGATGTTGATATTTATGCTATATAGCCAACCAACCTGTCTTGTTTTTAGTCTCTGGTCTATGTCTAAGTAACAATAAGTTAACTCCTTGTGAAAATAAGTTTTCTTTGTGCAAGGCTATTGATTTCGCTAAAAACCAAATCCTGAATTACCCACTTGAGTCAGGATTTTTTTAACAGGGGCATAAGTTAGCAAAACAGGAAATGTCGAGGTATCATACTGGTTTAATTGGTTTGGT
This sequence is a window from Microscilla marina ATCC 23134. Protein-coding genes within it:
- a CDS encoding DUF4279 domain-containing protein — protein: MSNNIRLELTIFGDAFDLNELTSLITIKPTKTYLKGEVVKGYNKTIKRKEMSWSYSIPPLDTLYFEEYANKLLDKFESKAASLKGFLLKNNLKMKLFVVLEISGDQTPALYLNNRFLNFINDLEGEIDVDIYAI